Within the Candidatus Methylacidiphilales bacterium genome, the region CCCACCGGTTCGATGTGGATCGAGGCCGACTGTAATTTGTCCTCGGGCGAATCGCTCGTGCGCCAGATTTTACATGGAAAAAATTTCTTCCTGGATGAGTTCGGCTACGAGACTCGCGACGTCTGGATTCCCGACGTCTTCGGTTACGCTGCCGCGCTGCCGCAAATCATGCACAAGGCCGGAGTGGACTCCTTCGTCACTCAGAAAATTTCCTGGAACCAGTTCAACAAATTTCCGCACCATACGTTTTGGTGGGAGGGCATCGACGGCACCCGCATTTTCACACACTTCCCGCCTGCGGATAATTACAACTGCAATTTTTCGCCGAAGCAGCTCATCTACAACGTTCAAAATTTCAAGGAAAACGACCGCGCCACACGCTCGCTTTACCTTTATGGACACGGCGACGGCGGCGGCGGCCCGACGAAGGAGATGCTGGAAATCGCAAAGCGCGTCGGGGATTTGGAGGGCCTGCCAAAAGTAAAACTCGAGCGCGTGGCCGAATTCATGCCGAAAGCCAAAAAGGACGCGAAGGATCTGCCCGTCTGGATTGGCGAACTTTACTTTGAGCTCCACCGCGCCACCTACACAACGCAGGCGCGCAACAAACGCGGCAACCGCAAGAGCGAATTCCTCCTGCGCGATGCGGAGTTTTTTGACACGGTCTTGGGCGCCGCCCACATCAAACGCAGCGCACTCAAGCCGCACACCGGCGAGCGCGCCGTCTATGACGTGATTGCCAAAGACAAGCACACCCCCGCAGCCTACCTCGACCGCGCATGGAAACTGGTTCTGCTCAATCAATTTCACGACATCATTCCCGGCTCATCGATCAACTGGGTCTATCAAGATAGTGCTCGCGACTACGCGACGATCCGAGCACTCGGCAGCGCTGTCATCGACGCCGCGCAGGGATCGCTTGCCGCGGCCATCAACACCAGCGCATTCAAAAGACCGGTGGTGATTTTCAACACCACAAGCCATGCGCTCAACAGCGTGGTCTCACTGCCCGACGGTTCGCCTGTTTTCGCCAGCGTCCCCGCCTGCGGTTATACCGTGATCGAAGGCCATCAAAAGCACCCCGTATCCACGCCTGCGGTTCCGGTCAAAGCCTCTCAGCAGGGAAAAACCATCATTCTCGACAACGGTTTGCTCCGCGTCGTCTTCAATTCCAGCGACGGCCTGATCCGCAGCATCCTGGATCATCGCGCCAATCGAGAAGTTCTTTCGGGTCAGCGCGGCAATGTGTTCCAATTGCACCGGGATCACCCCAACTTTTGGGATGCGTGGGACGTGGATCTTTTCTATCGCGAGACCTGCGAGGACATCACGGCACTGGAGAGCATCACGCTTGAGGAGGAAACCGATCTGCGCGCCTGCGTGCGGGTTGTGCGGAAGTTCGGCGAATCCAGCATCACGCAAAAAATCACGCTCTGCGCGGGTTCTCCGCGCATTGATTTCCACACAGAAATCGACTGGCACGAAAACCACAAATTTTTGAAGGTCGCCTTTCCCGTCAATGTCCGCTCGCCGCGCGCAACCTACGAAATCCAGTTCGGCCACACCGAACGGCCCACGCATTACAATACAAGCTGGGACATGGCGCGCTTTGAAGTTTGCGCGCAGAAATGGGCCGACCTCAGCGAAGGCGATTACGGCGTTGCGCTGCTCAACGACTGCAAATACGGGCACGACATTTTCGGAAATGTCATGCGCCTCAGCCTGCTGCGCGCGCCCACCGCGCCGGACCCCGTGGCGGACCGGGGGCATCACGAGTTCACCTATTCGCTGCTGCCGCATCCCGGCGATTTCCGGGCGGGCAAGGTCGTTCAGGAAGCCTATGCGCTCAACATCCCGCTCCGGGTCGTGCCGGTCGATCCGCACACCGGAACGCTGCCGGACACACAAAGCTTTTTCCAGGTAGATCGCGAGGGCGTTGTCATCGAGGCCGTCAAAAAAGCTGAAAAGGAAAATGCCATCATCGTCCGTCTTTATGAGGCGTACGGCACGCGGGGCGCGGTGAACTTAAAAACCTCGCTGCCGTTCACGGAGGCCTTTGCCTCCGATTTGATGGAGCGCACGTTGCGCAAAGTCGCTTTCAAGAACGGCAAAGTCACATTGCAACTCGAACCGTTTGAAATCGTCACCCTGAAGTTTCCGATCAAGTGAATCACAAACCCGTGGCTTGCGCCAATTCCGTCAATGTCAAGAGGCTGTTGAAAAACCATTACCGAGAGATCAATCCACAGATTACAAGGATTTCCACAGAGAGGCTGATCGGAAGTTTTTCCAAATCTGTGTAATCTGTGGATTATTTCAACAGCCTCTTGACATTGACGTGATCGGAATCAGCTCCGATAGCTTCCACACTCCAGTCCATTCCCGCTCAAAACTCATCGGAATTGACATGAGTCAAAATGCCCACTAACATTCTTCTATGTCAAAAGAGCTCGTCTCTAAAAATCTCGACCATCTCATCCTCACCATCCGCAAGCATCGCGTACTGCTCGATGCCGACTTGGCCCGCCTCTACGGTGTCGAGACCAAGCAACTCAACCGTGCGGTCAAACGCAATGCCGACCGCTTCCCAGAGGACTTTATGCTCCAACTGACCCAGCAGGAGGCCGATGCTTTGAGGTGCCAATCTGGAACCTCAAACGAAGGTCGCGGCGGACGCCGCTACCTGCCTTATGCTTTCACCCAGGAAGGCGTGGCTATGCTCTCCAGCGTGCTGCAGAGCCCTCGCGCCGTGGCCGTTAATATCGCCATCATGCGTGCTTTTATCCGCCTGCGCCAGATGGCCCTTTCTGTCGATGATCTTGCACGCAAGGTCGAGTCCCTGGAACGCGGGTTCAAACAGCACGGCCAGCAATTCGATGCCGTTTTCAAAGCCATCCGCCAACTGATGACTCCCCCACCGGAGCCACCCCGCAAAAAGATCGGCTTCAACGCCGATTGAGTTTCATTCCTAGCCGTACCCTTCGGCGCTTAGCAAATTTTAGGCATTCACTGCGCCCTTGCTCCATCCTGTTCATCCTGTCAAAAATGTGTTTTTATTTTGCGTTGTTTCGCGGGCAACACAAATCCCCTTGTCAGGGGGATGGAAAATGAGGAAACAGAGGGTGAACAAAATTCTCCGTTTACTCTGCCTGCTCGCGATGCCCATCGGAGTTAGCTCCTGTTAGAGAAAAGTGGAAAACATCCGCCGGACAGGATGTCCGCCGGGTGCGGGCAAGATGGTCTCCACGGCGACTTCCTGACCCGCGCTCCCTTCAAGCAACTAACAGAAACCTCCTTTTTCCCGGGATGATTCGTTTTAAGCCAAAAAATGTGCTGGTTCTAACATTTTGCGTCTTTTGCGCATTTTCGCGGCCATATCCAGTTTCTGGCTTTTCCCCGTATTTTCAGCCCAAAATCAGCCGGACGGAAGCCGCGGCGGCGAACAGGAGCAAAAGCTGCTCGAAAAGTTTCTGCGGAACAATCTGGATCAGGGCGCGGCCCGCAAAAATTCCCGCGAGC harbors:
- a CDS encoding alpha-mannosidase; translation: MHKHPNLTEGRIAQTLGRIQGLIHSKPAPISIAAYHVHGEPIPATEALAKKYTPFAVGQPWGAMWNTTWFRFSGTIPRQWKGREVAAQIKLGFKGGEGFTVEGLVWQNGVPTRAINVNRTDVPLTNPARGAEAFEFYIEAAANPRAAMHLVADLCGPDPHGQPLFVLEQAEIVFVNREAFDFYYDFKVACETMSALSVANPSPDEWRSAGIPGLATDPRRGQLMYALNTAVNLFDESDPATIAPARKALREVLNKHNGDTTHQISAIGHAHIDTAWLWPLRETIRKCARTFSTALAYMEEYPDYVFGCSQPQQYAWMKEYYPAIFEGVKKAVKRGQWEPTGSMWIEADCNLSSGESLVRQILHGKNFFLDEFGYETRDVWIPDVFGYAAALPQIMHKAGVDSFVTQKISWNQFNKFPHHTFWWEGIDGTRIFTHFPPADNYNCNFSPKQLIYNVQNFKENDRATRSLYLYGHGDGGGGPTKEMLEIAKRVGDLEGLPKVKLERVAEFMPKAKKDAKDLPVWIGELYFELHRATYTTQARNKRGNRKSEFLLRDAEFFDTVLGAAHIKRSALKPHTGERAVYDVIAKDKHTPAAYLDRAWKLVLLNQFHDIIPGSSINWVYQDSARDYATIRALGSAVIDAAQGSLAAAINTSAFKRPVVIFNTTSHALNSVVSLPDGSPVFASVPACGYTVIEGHQKHPVSTPAVPVKASQQGKTIILDNGLLRVVFNSSDGLIRSILDHRANREVLSGQRGNVFQLHRDHPNFWDAWDVDLFYRETCEDITALESITLEEETDLRACVRVVRKFGESSITQKITLCAGSPRIDFHTEIDWHENHKFLKVAFPVNVRSPRATYEIQFGHTERPTHYNTSWDMARFEVCAQKWADLSEGDYGVALLNDCKYGHDIFGNVMRLSLLRAPTAPDPVADRGHHEFTYSLLPHPGDFRAGKVVQEAYALNIPLRVVPVDPHTGTLPDTQSFFQVDREGVVIEAVKKAEKENAIIVRLYEAYGTRGAVNLKTSLPFTEAFASDLMERTLRKVAFKNGKVTLQLEPFEIVTLKFPIK
- a CDS encoding ORF6N domain-containing protein, whose product is MSKELVSKNLDHLILTIRKHRVLLDADLARLYGVETKQLNRAVKRNADRFPEDFMLQLTQQEADALRCQSGTSNEGRGGRRYLPYAFTQEGVAMLSSVLQSPRAVAVNIAIMRAFIRLRQMALSVDDLARKVESLERGFKQHGQQFDAVFKAIRQLMTPPPEPPRKKIGFNAD